Proteins co-encoded in one Arachis hypogaea cultivar Tifrunner chromosome 11, arahy.Tifrunner.gnm2.J5K5, whole genome shotgun sequence genomic window:
- the LOC112723136 gene encoding GATA transcription factor 16, with the protein MVDSTGKGSDSDDASPNSAAAGKSPTTEQKKTCADCGTSKTPLWRGGPAGPKSLCNACGIRSRKKKRAILGITRGTTTDDVKKGKRSNTVANSNNNKFGDSFSFKKRWITMARQRSNPAHSHRDKLGEEEQAAFLLMSLSYGSVYA; encoded by the exons ATGGTGGATTCAACTGGAAAA GGATCGGACTCCGATGATGCAAGCCCTAACTCCGCCGCCGCAGGTAAAAGTCCAACAACCGAGCAGAAGAAGACGTGCGCCGACTGCGGTACCTCCAAGACTCCTCTCTGGAGAGGTGGCCCCGCCGGCCCCAAG TCTCTATGCAATGCCTGCGGGATCAGGAGCCGCAAGAAGAAAAGAGCCATTCTCGGAATCACAAGAGGAACCACCACCGACGATGTTAAAAAGGGGAAAAGAAGCAACACCGTCGCCAATAGTAATAATAACAAGTTTGGGGATAGCTTTAGTTTCAAGAAGAGGTGGATCACAATGGCGAGGCAGAGATCGAATCCCGCGCACAGCCACAGGGACAAGTTGggagaggaagaacaagctgctTTCCTGCTCATGTCTCTCTCTTATGGATCCGTTTATGCCTAA